In Halopseudomonas xinjiangensis, a single genomic region encodes these proteins:
- a CDS encoding LysM peptidoglycan-binding domain-containing protein gives MRKTLLGLLLLGVSVWAQAQESAFREGHPESYQVVKGDTLWDIAGRFLSLPWKWPEIWHANPQIDNPHLIYPGDIISLVYVDGQPRLTVNRRAGGTIKLSPTVRAKPMAEAIPTIPLEAINSFLNAGRILDSAEPLETAPYVIGGEAESVVAGAGNRVYARGEIEEGIPAFGIYRRGKAYSDPETGELLGIHAQDIGNAEVVATEGDVTTLNVTRSRQEVRIGDRLLKTEERPVSSTFFPTDPDQEINGLIVDVPNGVTQIGQYDVVLLNKGERDGLKEGTVLAIYKTGEIVRDRVQNERVQLPDERAGLLMVFRAYEKMSYGIVLNARRQLAIMDKVRNP, from the coding sequence ATGAGGAAAACATTACTCGGCCTCCTGCTGCTCGGAGTGAGCGTTTGGGCCCAGGCCCAGGAGTCCGCGTTCAGGGAAGGTCATCCTGAAAGCTACCAGGTGGTCAAGGGCGATACGCTGTGGGATATCGCCGGGCGCTTCCTCAGTCTGCCCTGGAAATGGCCGGAAATCTGGCACGCCAATCCGCAGATCGACAACCCCCATCTGATCTACCCTGGCGACATCATTTCGCTGGTCTACGTCGATGGACAGCCGCGCCTGACCGTTAACCGCAGGGCCGGCGGCACCATCAAGCTATCCCCCACCGTACGCGCCAAGCCGATGGCCGAAGCTATCCCGACCATCCCGCTGGAAGCAATCAACTCGTTCCTCAACGCCGGGCGCATTCTGGACAGTGCCGAGCCGCTGGAAACCGCTCCGTACGTGATCGGCGGCGAAGCCGAGAGCGTTGTTGCCGGTGCCGGTAACCGGGTTTACGCGCGCGGCGAAATCGAGGAAGGAATTCCGGCTTTCGGCATCTATCGTCGTGGCAAGGCATACTCCGATCCGGAAACCGGCGAGCTGCTGGGTATTCATGCACAGGACATCGGCAACGCCGAGGTCGTCGCTACCGAAGGCGACGTCACTACCCTCAATGTGACCCGCAGCCGCCAGGAAGTGCGCATCGGTGACCGTCTGCTGAAGACCGAAGAACGTCCGGTGTCCTCGACCTTCTTCCCCACCGACCCTGATCAGGAAATCAACGGTCTGATCGTTGACGTGCCCAACGGTGTGACCCAGATCGGTCAGTATGACGTGGTGTTGCTCAACAAGGGCGAGCGCGATGGCCTGAAGGAAGGTACCGTGCTGGCGATCTACAAGACCGGCGAGATCGTCCGTGACCGCGTGCAGAATGAGCGTGTTCAGCTGCCCGACGAGCGTGCCGGTTTGCTGATGGTGTTCCGCGCATACGAGAAGATGAGCTACGGCATCGTGCTGAATGCGCGTCGTCAGTTGGCAATCATGGACAAGGTCCGCAACCCCTGA
- the dprA gene encoding DNA-processing protein DprA: MSTLSGNRQAWLALSMLDGLGPKGVRQLLDTLASPTDLFELDITRLRCLGLHNRVVASVLRYRQGDADLQARIDSSIAWSEQPGNHLVWLQHPAYPALLKEIADPPLLLYVRGQLDILGDPQLGMVGTRNPGPHGAATAHDFARCFTEQGLLVTSGMALGIDGACHQGALAAGGPTIAVWGTGLQRCYPHRHRSLAEAIVDKGGALVSEMPPDAGPQPGQFPRRNRIISGLSLGTLVVEASLNSGSLITARLALEQNREVFAMPGSIHNTQARGCNKLLREGAHLVETAADVLGVLRVPLRQALSEQPLSSPESSHPLWPCLGYDPLTADRLSLESGMPVHQVLQGLLELELEGLVQQTAQGYTRVRP; the protein is encoded by the coding sequence ATGTCTACCCTGTCCGGGAACCGGCAGGCCTGGTTGGCCCTTTCCATGCTCGACGGTCTGGGACCCAAGGGCGTCAGACAACTGCTCGATACGCTTGCCTCACCCACCGATCTCTTCGAACTCGATATCACCAGGCTGCGTTGCCTCGGCTTGCATAACCGCGTAGTTGCCAGCGTGTTGCGCTACCGCCAGGGTGACGCGGATCTCCAGGCGCGTATCGATTCCTCGATTGCCTGGTCGGAACAGCCTGGCAATCATCTCGTCTGGTTGCAGCATCCCGCCTACCCTGCTTTGCTCAAGGAAATAGCCGACCCTCCGCTGCTGCTCTACGTGCGTGGCCAGCTCGACATACTTGGCGACCCGCAACTTGGAATGGTTGGCACACGTAACCCCGGCCCGCATGGGGCGGCAACGGCGCATGATTTCGCTCGTTGCTTCACCGAGCAGGGCCTGCTGGTCACCAGCGGCATGGCACTAGGTATCGATGGAGCCTGCCACCAGGGTGCGCTCGCTGCTGGCGGGCCGACCATAGCCGTGTGGGGCACGGGTTTGCAGCGCTGCTACCCGCACCGGCATCGATCTCTCGCCGAAGCCATCGTCGACAAGGGCGGCGCGCTGGTTTCCGAAATGCCACCGGACGCCGGGCCCCAGCCCGGGCAGTTCCCGCGCCGCAATCGCATCATCAGTGGTCTGTCGCTGGGTACGCTGGTGGTCGAAGCCAGTCTCAACAGCGGATCGTTGATCACCGCACGGCTGGCGCTGGAGCAGAACCGCGAAGTGTTCGCCATGCCCGGCTCGATTCACAATACCCAGGCGCGCGGTTGTAACAAGCTCTTGCGCGAGGGCGCGCATCTGGTGGAGACGGCTGCGGACGTGCTGGGTGTGCTGCGCGTGCCGCTGCGTCAGGCCTTGAGCGAGCAGCCCTTGTCGTCGCCCGAGTCGAGTCATCCTCTATGGCCCTGCCTGGGCTACGATCCGCTGACTGCCGATCGGCTAAGTCTGGAAAGCGGAATGCCGGTACATCAGGTGCTGCAGGGCTTGCTGGAGCTCGAGCTGGAGGGGCTGGTTCAGCAGACTGCTCAGGGTTATACACGCGTCCGGCCTTGA
- a CDS encoding L-threonylcarbamoyladenylate synthase has translation MLATWRARQVDRILHAGGVIAYPTEAVWGLGCNPWKADAVERLLNIKQRPVEKGVILVAGDIEQFDFLLWDLPDAQLARLRLSWPGPNTWLVPHEGRLPTWITGAHDTVALRVSAHPLVRQLCDVAGPLVSTSANPAGRPPARSRLRVEQYFRGMLDDVVTGPLGGQRNPSIIRDVRTEQIIRPG, from the coding sequence ATGCTGGCAACGTGGCGCGCACGACAGGTCGACCGAATCCTCCATGCTGGTGGCGTTATCGCCTATCCGACCGAAGCAGTGTGGGGCCTGGGCTGCAATCCGTGGAAAGCCGATGCCGTCGAGCGCCTGCTGAACATCAAGCAGCGGCCGGTAGAAAAGGGCGTGATTTTGGTTGCCGGCGATATCGAACAGTTCGACTTTCTGCTGTGGGATCTGCCCGACGCGCAGTTGGCACGGCTCAGACTCTCCTGGCCGGGGCCCAACACCTGGTTGGTGCCGCATGAAGGGCGCCTGCCGACCTGGATCACCGGTGCCCACGACACGGTAGCCCTGCGGGTCAGTGCACATCCGCTGGTACGCCAGCTGTGCGACGTCGCCGGCCCGCTGGTATCGACCTCCGCCAACCCTGCCGGGCGCCCGCCTGCCCGCTCGCGTCTGCGGGTCGAGCAATACTTCCGTGGCATGCTGGACGACGTGGTCACCGGCCCATTGGGCGGTCAGCGCAATCCCAGTATCATCAGGGACGTTCGGACCGAACAGATCATCCGCCCGGGCTGA
- the hemF gene encoding oxygen-dependent coproporphyrinogen oxidase codes for MTDTIDVGAVKTYLMDLQDRICAALEAADGHSRFKQDTWSRAGGGGGRSRIIENGGLLEKGGVGFSHVFGDGMPPSATAHRPELAGRHFQAMGVSLVMHPLNPHVPTSHANVRFFIAEKDNADPVWWFGGGFDLTPYYAREEDCVHWHRVARDACAPFGDEVYPRFKAWCDEYFYLKHRQEARGVGGLFFDDLNQWGFERSFAFLRAIGDAYLQAYLPIIERRRNEPFNEQQKEFQEYRRGRYVEFNLVYDRGTLFGLQSGGRTESILMSLPPTVRWGYNWQPEAASEEARLVNEFLPARDWLAGES; via the coding sequence ATGACCGACACCATCGACGTCGGGGCGGTGAAAACCTATCTGATGGATCTTCAGGACCGCATCTGTGCGGCATTGGAGGCTGCTGACGGTCACTCCCGGTTCAAGCAGGACACCTGGTCGCGCGCCGGCGGCGGCGGTGGGCGATCGCGCATCATCGAGAACGGCGGTCTGCTGGAGAAGGGCGGTGTTGGCTTCTCCCACGTATTCGGAGATGGTATGCCGCCCTCGGCGACTGCACATCGTCCGGAGCTCGCCGGGCGACACTTTCAGGCCATGGGCGTATCGCTGGTGATGCATCCGCTTAACCCGCATGTGCCGACTTCGCATGCCAACGTGCGCTTCTTCATCGCTGAGAAGGATAACGCCGATCCGGTATGGTGGTTTGGCGGCGGGTTCGACCTGACTCCTTACTACGCACGGGAAGAGGACTGCGTGCACTGGCACCGAGTCGCCCGCGATGCCTGCGCGCCCTTCGGCGACGAGGTCTATCCACGCTTCAAGGCTTGGTGCGACGAGTATTTCTATCTCAAGCATCGGCAGGAAGCCCGAGGCGTCGGCGGCCTGTTCTTCGATGACCTCAATCAATGGGGTTTCGAGCGCAGCTTCGCGTTTCTCCGGGCAATTGGCGACGCCTATCTGCAAGCCTACCTGCCGATCATCGAGCGTCGCCGCAACGAGCCGTTCAACGAACAGCAAAAGGAGTTTCAGGAATATCGGCGGGGACGTTACGTCGAATTCAACCTGGTGTATGACCGCGGCACGCTCTTTGGACTGCAATCTGGAGGACGCACCGAGTCGATCCTGATGTCCCTTCCGCCGACGGTGCGCTGGGGTTACAACTGGCAACCCGAAGCAGCTAGCGAAGAAGCGCGGTTGGTCAACGAGTTCCTGCCGGCAAGAGACTGGCTCGCGGGAGAATCCTGA
- the aroE gene encoding shikimate dehydrogenase, with protein sequence MDRYAVIGNPIAHSKSPLIHRMFAEQTGQALTYEALLAPLDDFAGTLRGFLADGHGVNVTVPFKEQAWALVDSHSAAAERAGAVNTILRQADGSLLGDNTDGRGLVRDLQTNAGIKLRGARILLLGAGGASRGVIQPLLAARPSQLCVVNRTVDKAEQLATLFNDLGPISAAGLHWLEESVDLIVNATSASLGGEVPAISPKLIRPGHTVCYDMMYASEPTAFNRWASEHGAARCVDGLGMLVEQAAEAFELWRGVRPETAPVFAALRRN encoded by the coding sequence ATGGATCGTTACGCGGTTATCGGCAACCCGATCGCACACAGCAAGTCGCCGCTGATACACCGGATGTTCGCCGAGCAGACTGGGCAGGCGCTGACCTATGAGGCGCTGCTGGCGCCGCTCGACGACTTCGCCGGGACGCTGCGCGGATTCCTGGCCGACGGGCACGGGGTCAATGTCACTGTCCCGTTCAAGGAACAGGCCTGGGCGCTCGTCGATTCCCATAGCGCTGCTGCAGAGCGCGCCGGGGCAGTGAACACCATCCTCCGCCAGGCCGACGGCTCATTGCTTGGCGACAACACCGATGGCCGCGGCCTGGTGCGGGATCTGCAGACCAATGCCGGGATCAAGCTACGGGGCGCCCGTATCCTTTTGCTGGGCGCCGGCGGTGCTTCCCGCGGCGTGATCCAGCCGCTGTTGGCGGCGCGCCCAAGCCAGTTGTGCGTGGTCAATCGCACGGTGGACAAGGCCGAACAGCTGGCCACGCTCTTCAATGATCTGGGGCCGATCAGCGCTGCCGGCCTGCACTGGCTCGAGGAATCGGTTGATCTGATCGTCAACGCCACCTCGGCCAGTCTCGGCGGTGAAGTGCCGGCAATCTCACCCAAGCTGATCCGGCCCGGGCATACCGTCTGCTACGACATGATGTACGCCAGTGAGCCTACGGCGTTCAATCGCTGGGCAAGCGAGCATGGTGCGGCGCGCTGTGTCGACGGCCTCGGGATGCTGGTCGAACAGGCGGCCGAGGCGTTCGAACTGTGGCGCGGCGTCAGACCTGAGACGGCACCGGTGTTTGCTGCGCTTCGTCGGAACTGA
- the trpA gene encoding tryptophan synthase subunit alpha: MNRLQQRFADLREEGRSALITYLCAGDPDPATSLAMLRALPAAGADIIELGMPFSDPMADGPVIQAATQRALRAGQTLRGTLDQVRTFREQDSRTPLVLMGYYNPIHRYGSEAFVQDARAAGVDGLLIVDLPAEHADELGNFAAGDSLAILPMAAPGTDDLRLPRVLNGRGGFVYYVSVNGVTGAGAAEVGEVQRAVQRIKQHSDLPVCVGFGIRTPAQVTAVASVAEGVVVGSALVDCLIRSGVDAALQLTRELAAALRPVSSDEAQQTPVPSQV; encoded by the coding sequence ATGAATCGCCTGCAACAACGCTTCGCCGACCTGCGCGAGGAAGGTCGCTCGGCGCTGATTACCTACCTCTGCGCCGGCGACCCCGATCCAGCCACCAGCCTGGCCATGCTGCGGGCCTTGCCTGCGGCCGGTGCCGACATCATAGAGCTGGGCATGCCGTTCAGCGATCCGATGGCCGATGGCCCGGTTATCCAGGCGGCGACCCAACGGGCATTGCGTGCGGGGCAGACCCTTCGCGGAACACTCGACCAGGTCCGCACGTTCCGCGAGCAGGACAGTCGGACACCGCTGGTGCTGATGGGCTATTACAACCCTATCCACCGCTATGGCAGCGAAGCCTTTGTCCAGGACGCCCGCGCGGCAGGCGTAGATGGCTTGCTGATCGTCGACCTGCCGGCTGAACATGCGGACGAACTAGGGAATTTTGCCGCGGGCGACAGCCTTGCGATCCTGCCAATGGCGGCTCCGGGCACTGATGATCTGCGTTTGCCCAGGGTGTTGAATGGGCGCGGCGGCTTCGTCTACTACGTGTCGGTCAACGGCGTGACCGGCGCCGGCGCGGCCGAGGTCGGAGAGGTGCAACGCGCTGTTCAGCGAATCAAGCAGCACAGTGACCTGCCGGTATGCGTCGGCTTCGGTATCCGCACACCCGCACAGGTAACAGCCGTTGCATCGGTCGCCGAGGGAGTGGTCGTCGGGTCAGCGCTGGTCGACTGTCTCATACGTAGCGGCGTCGACGCGGCGCTGCAACTGACTCGGGAGCTGGCTGCTGCGCTGCGCCCGGTCAGTTCCGACGAAGCGCAGCAAACACCGGTGCCGTCTCAGGTCTGA
- the trpB gene encoding tryptophan synthase subunit beta, with translation MHAFQSDFIGPDINGLFGRFGGRFVAESLMPLVVDLAKTFEAAIEDADFVAELRRFENEFVGRPNPLYFAERLTAKLGGAQIYFKREDLNHTGAHKINNCIGQALLARRMGKTRIIAETGAGMHGVAAATVAARFGLPCVVYMGATDIERQRDNVARMRLLGATIVPVTTGTGTLKDAMNEALRDWVTNVHDTFYMIGTVAGPHPYPLMVRTFQSIIGRETRAQCEARTGRLPDSLVACIGGGSNAMGLFHPFLDDRDVRLIGVEAAGDGLATGRHAASLQGGEPGVLHGNRTYLLQDDDGQIRDAHSISAGLDYPGIGPEHAWLHECGRVEYAAVTDTQALDAFHQCCRLEGIIPALETAHALAEAIRLAPQLPADHVMVVCLSGRGDKDMPTVLKLMEETA, from the coding sequence ATGCACGCATTCCAATCAGATTTCATCGGTCCTGACATCAATGGTCTATTCGGCCGCTTCGGCGGCCGTTTCGTCGCCGAGTCCTTGATGCCGCTGGTGGTGGATCTCGCCAAGACATTCGAAGCGGCCATCGAGGATGCTGATTTCGTTGCCGAGCTGCGGCGCTTCGAGAACGAATTCGTCGGCCGGCCCAACCCGCTGTACTTCGCCGAACGCCTGACTGCAAAGCTTGGCGGTGCGCAGATTTACTTCAAGCGTGAAGATCTCAACCATACCGGTGCGCACAAAATCAACAACTGCATCGGCCAGGCGCTCCTGGCTCGGCGCATGGGCAAGACCCGCATCATCGCCGAAACCGGCGCCGGCATGCATGGCGTGGCCGCGGCCACGGTGGCCGCGCGTTTTGGCCTGCCTTGCGTCGTCTACATGGGTGCCACCGATATCGAGCGCCAGCGTGACAATGTCGCGCGGATGCGCCTGCTCGGGGCGACTATCGTTCCGGTCACCACCGGTACCGGCACGTTGAAGGACGCGATGAACGAGGCGCTGCGCGACTGGGTCACCAATGTCCACGATACCTTCTACATGATCGGCACCGTAGCAGGCCCGCACCCCTATCCGCTGATGGTGCGCACCTTCCAGTCGATCATCGGCCGCGAAACGCGCGCGCAGTGCGAAGCCCGTACCGGCCGGCTGCCTGACAGTCTGGTGGCCTGCATCGGTGGCGGCTCCAACGCCATGGGTCTCTTCCATCCCTTCCTCGATGACCGCGACGTGCGCTTGATCGGTGTCGAAGCGGCCGGCGACGGTTTGGCCACCGGGCGACACGCCGCCAGCCTGCAGGGGGGCGAGCCGGGTGTGCTGCACGGCAATCGCACTTATCTGCTGCAGGACGACGATGGCCAGATCCGCGATGCGCATTCGATTTCCGCCGGCCTCGACTACCCCGGCATCGGCCCCGAGCATGCCTGGCTGCACGAGTGCGGCCGGGTTGAATACGCCGCAGTGACCGACACGCAGGCGCTGGACGCCTTCCATCAATGTTGTCGGCTGGAAGGGATTATCCCGGCGCTGGAAACCGCTCACGCACTGGCCGAGGCGATTCGGCTGGCGCCGCAACTGCCGGCGGACCACGTCATGGTGGTCTGCCTGTCCGGCCGCGGTGACAAGGATATGCCCACTGTACTCAAGCTAATGGAGGAGACCGCATGA
- a CDS encoding LysR family transcriptional regulator — MPRDMPSLNALRSFEAAARLESVSRAADELNVTHGAVSRQLRSLEEELGVALFEKSGRGLKLTDSGRRLRDACAQAFGDLRDACTAVRQAQAQAPFLLACPGSLLARWFIPRLDRLNRELPQLNLHLSASEAELDPRRPGVTATLLFAAPPWPADLVAYPLLAERIGPVFSPRLPSAQRLQGSPAEALLGEPLLHTTSRQTAWLDWATNTGLDPAHLRQGQGFEHLYYLLEAALAGIGVAIAPELLVADDIAAGRLVAPWGFVDTGNQLALLAASRQPQTSIDQLAQWLAANLGIRQSD, encoded by the coding sequence ATGCCACGTGACATGCCTTCGCTTAATGCGTTGCGAAGCTTCGAAGCCGCGGCGCGTCTGGAAAGTGTAAGCCGTGCCGCTGACGAGCTGAACGTCACGCATGGCGCTGTAAGCCGGCAATTGCGCAGTCTTGAAGAGGAGCTTGGCGTCGCGCTGTTCGAGAAGTCAGGTCGCGGCCTCAAACTCACCGATTCAGGACGGCGGTTGCGCGACGCCTGCGCGCAGGCCTTCGGCGATCTGCGCGACGCCTGCACCGCCGTCCGGCAGGCGCAGGCCCAGGCACCGTTTCTCCTCGCCTGCCCCGGCAGCCTGCTGGCGCGCTGGTTCATTCCCCGACTTGATCGGCTCAACCGCGAGCTTCCCCAGCTCAATCTGCATCTGTCTGCCAGCGAAGCAGAGCTGGACCCGCGCCGCCCGGGCGTCACCGCTACCTTGCTTTTCGCCGCGCCGCCCTGGCCCGCCGACCTCGTAGCCTACCCGCTGCTTGCCGAGCGCATCGGACCGGTGTTCAGTCCCAGACTGCCCAGTGCGCAGCGTCTTCAGGGCAGTCCTGCCGAAGCGCTGCTCGGCGAACCGCTCCTGCACACCACCTCGCGTCAGACGGCCTGGCTGGACTGGGCCACCAATACTGGTCTCGATCCGGCCCATCTGCGGCAAGGACAGGGCTTCGAGCACCTTTATTACCTGCTTGAGGCCGCCCTGGCCGGGATTGGTGTGGCCATCGCGCCAGAGCTCCTGGTGGCGGACGACATCGCCGCCGGGCGGCTGGTCGCTCCTTGGGGTTTCGTTGACACCGGCAATCAGCTCGCATTGCTGGCAGCGTCCCGCCAGCCTCAGACTTCGATCGATCAGTTGGCGCAATGGCTGGCAGCGAACCTTGGCATACGGCAATCTGATTGA
- a CDS encoding ATP-binding cassette domain-containing protein, translating into MLQLDAVTFSVPSRTLLHPLDLKLDEGRMIGLIGHNGSGKSTLIKLLARQQQAAGGRIELDGKPLAEWSEREFARQVAYLPQQLPAAESLTVRELVGFGRYPWHGLLGRFSEEDRNKVERAMQLTHVEQYADRLVDSLSGGERQRAWLAMLLAQDTRYLLLDEPTSALDIAHQVEVLALIHELSRELGLGVIVVLHDINMAARYCDWLVALHSGRLLMQGTPAELMTDAHLHSIYGLPMTVIPHPTQATSIAVVQG; encoded by the coding sequence ATGTTACAGCTCGATGCCGTGACCTTTTCAGTGCCCTCACGGACGCTTTTGCACCCGCTCGACCTCAAGCTGGACGAGGGTCGGATGATCGGCCTGATCGGGCACAATGGTTCGGGCAAGTCGACGCTGATCAAGCTGCTGGCCCGCCAGCAACAGGCCGCCGGTGGACGCATAGAACTCGATGGCAAACCCCTAGCGGAGTGGAGCGAGCGCGAATTCGCTCGCCAGGTGGCGTACTTGCCGCAACAGCTGCCCGCAGCGGAGAGCCTCACCGTTCGGGAGCTCGTGGGTTTCGGCCGCTATCCCTGGCATGGGCTGCTTGGCCGCTTCAGCGAAGAAGATCGCAACAAGGTCGAGCGAGCCATGCAACTCACCCACGTGGAGCAATATGCCGACCGGCTTGTGGACAGCCTGTCCGGAGGCGAGCGCCAGCGTGCCTGGCTGGCCATGCTGCTGGCGCAGGACACGCGTTATCTGCTTCTAGACGAGCCCACTTCCGCACTCGACATCGCCCATCAGGTCGAGGTGCTAGCGCTGATACATGAGCTGAGTCGCGAGCTCGGTCTTGGCGTCATTGTCGTGCTGCATGACATCAACATGGCGGCGCGCTACTGCGACTGGCTGGTTGCGCTGCATTCCGGCCGGCTGCTCATGCAGGGTACCCCCGCCGAGCTGATGACCGACGCGCACCTACACAGCATTTATGGGCTGCCGATGACGGTGATCCCCCACCCGACCCAGGCGACCTCGATCGCCGTGGTACAGGGGTGA
- a CDS encoding ABC transporter substrate-binding protein, whose translation MKRRAFLLGCLLIASLSVARAEPGATPRVAVIDWGLAETLLGLGVTPLAVAELDNYQRWVAVPEMPPTVHDLGLRTEPNLELLAQLRPDMILITPQFEAARSKLERIAPVISLSIYRPDGDAYANAREVTRELGRLTATADRAEALIQAVDAQLAALRVALADQSIEPLFVASFMDDRHVRVFGPQSLFHAVLIRAGLSNAWTGSDNFWGFAQAGVEKLAEPHEAGLIVLRPLPLNAERSLAASALWQNLPFVRAGRVYELPPTWQFGGLISASRFATLLAEALDG comes from the coding sequence GTGAAACGGCGCGCTTTCCTTCTCGGATGCCTGCTGATCGCCTCGCTGTCGGTCGCTCGCGCAGAGCCCGGCGCCACGCCGCGGGTAGCCGTGATCGACTGGGGCTTGGCCGAAACACTGCTAGGCCTGGGCGTGACACCCCTCGCAGTCGCCGAGCTGGACAATTACCAGCGCTGGGTGGCGGTCCCTGAGATGCCGCCTACGGTTCATGACCTTGGTCTGCGTACCGAGCCCAACCTGGAACTGTTGGCGCAGCTACGTCCGGACATGATTCTCATCACGCCGCAATTCGAAGCAGCCCGGTCCAAGCTCGAGCGGATCGCGCCGGTTATCAGTCTGTCGATCTACCGCCCGGATGGAGATGCCTACGCCAACGCCCGGGAGGTCACCCGCGAACTCGGCAGGCTCACCGCAACCGCAGACCGCGCCGAAGCGCTGATTCAGGCAGTCGATGCGCAGCTTGCCGCATTGCGCGTCGCGCTGGCCGACCAGTCCATCGAGCCACTTTTCGTGGCCAGCTTTATGGACGATCGCCACGTTCGGGTGTTCGGCCCGCAAAGCCTGTTCCATGCGGTGCTGATCCGCGCCGGGCTGTCCAACGCGTGGACCGGTTCGGACAACTTCTGGGGGTTCGCCCAGGCCGGCGTGGAAAAACTGGCCGAGCCGCATGAAGCCGGGCTGATCGTCCTTCGGCCATTGCCCTTGAATGCCGAGCGCAGCCTTGCCGCCAGCGCCCTCTGGCAGAACCTTCCATTCGTCCGCGCGGGGCGGGTTTATGAACTGCCGCCCACCTGGCAGTTCGGTGGGCTGATTTCCGCGAGCCGCTTCGCAACGCTTCTGGCCGAGGCGCTGGATGGCTGA